A single genomic interval of Mucilaginibacter robiniae harbors:
- a CDS encoding LacI family DNA-binding transcriptional regulator, with protein MFQSYTIKDIAKALGLSTSTVSRALNGSYEIGSETKKLVLEYAEKVNYRPNPIALSLKEQKSHSIGVVVCEVANSYFSQAINGIESIAYNSGYHVIITQTHESAAREAANVQHLLSRHVDGLLVSLSAETTDITPYQYLHEKGFPIVFFDRIAPEINTHKVIANNYQGAFEATELLIQSGYTRIAHLTSSDNLLISRDRLNGFTAALAKHHIAFIPDYVKHCNRGGMVLEEVEAAIRELFSQPNRPEAIFIAGDKLTTTFIAGIKKLGMKIPDDIAVVGFTNSNVAELFDPPLTVVRQPAFQIGQTATELLIKTIESKRPIYEYKTEQLATELILRNSAPQLRPH; from the coding sequence ATGTTCCAATCGTACACCATAAAAGATATTGCCAAAGCACTTGGCCTTTCCACATCTACCGTTTCAAGAGCGTTAAACGGTAGTTATGAAATAGGAAGTGAAACCAAAAAGCTGGTATTGGAGTACGCTGAAAAAGTAAATTATCGCCCCAATCCTATTGCGTTAAGCTTAAAAGAGCAAAAAAGCCATTCTATAGGTGTGGTGGTGTGCGAAGTAGCTAACAGTTACTTTTCTCAAGCTATTAATGGCATTGAATCTATCGCTTATAATTCAGGTTACCATGTCATCATAACACAAACTCATGAGTCGGCAGCGCGTGAGGCCGCCAATGTACAACACCTTTTATCCAGGCATGTAGATGGCTTGCTGGTATCTCTATCGGCTGAAACTACCGACATTACACCTTACCAATATTTGCACGAAAAAGGTTTCCCAATCGTGTTTTTCGACCGTATTGCACCTGAAATTAATACCCATAAGGTAATCGCCAACAATTACCAAGGTGCTTTTGAAGCTACTGAACTCCTTATTCAATCAGGTTATACTAGAATCGCTCATTTAACCAGTTCCGACAATCTGCTGATTAGTCGCGACAGACTAAACGGCTTTACAGCAGCCTTAGCTAAACACCATATTGCGTTTATACCTGATTATGTTAAACACTGTAACCGTGGCGGGATGGTATTGGAAGAAGTAGAAGCAGCTATTCGTGAACTGTTTAGTCAGCCCAACCGACCGGAAGCTATTTTTATTGCCGGAGATAAATTAACGACCACTTTCATTGCAGGCATTAAAAAACTGGGGATGAAAATACCGGATGATATAGCCGTTGTGGGTTTTACCAACTCGAACGTAGCCGAACTTTTTGATCCGCCGCTTACCGTTGTACGGCAACCCGCTTTCCAGATCGGGCAAACAGCCACCGAGCTGTTGATTAAAACTATTGAAAGCAAACGCCCTATTTACGAGTATAAAACCGAGCAGTTAGCAACTGAATTAATTTTAAGAAACTCGGCTCCCCAACTCCGACCTCATTAA
- a CDS encoding zinc dependent phospholipase C family protein has protein sequence MPLSSRAFSILTHEAIIDAEWDNVLKPMLKQKYPDATDEDIRKAHSYAYGGSLVADIGYIPGGDAYFTDLLHYVRTGDFITNVLHEAQNLNEYAFALGTLSHYVADQYGHSLATNVTVPEVYPVLKKKFGKIVTYDEDHVSHSRMEFAYDAVQIGRSHYASAAYHDFIGFNIARPVLERAFLKTYGQDLNEVFKNFDTAIGRLRWGVKDLFPELTKRAWKANKKEIKKEDARSSLHRFKYRMSRRMYKQDFGKIDNKPDFLARTVGFIVSILPKIGPLKTLKFVYPGRDGEKRFMQTFDTIVVKYTAMLRQVDNNQYAVSDINLDTGHATTSGDYGLADETYSKLVLNLQKEGLQCMSAELQQNVLQYFSKVNLDKLLKDKPEKAEKLKAGLKLIKNAHPVPINQVSVTND, from the coding sequence TTGCCTTTATCATCCCGTGCCTTTTCTATTTTAACGCATGAGGCCATTATTGATGCGGAGTGGGATAATGTATTAAAACCCATGCTAAAGCAAAAGTACCCGGATGCAACCGACGAAGATATACGTAAAGCACATTCGTATGCTTATGGAGGGAGTTTAGTAGCCGACATTGGTTACATTCCCGGAGGTGATGCCTACTTTACCGATCTGTTGCATTACGTACGTACCGGCGATTTTATAACCAATGTATTGCACGAAGCACAAAACTTAAATGAATACGCCTTTGCTTTAGGAACATTATCGCACTATGTAGCCGATCAGTACGGCCATTCGCTGGCTACGAATGTTACGGTGCCGGAAGTGTATCCGGTTTTAAAAAAGAAGTTCGGCAAAATAGTTACTTACGATGAAGATCATGTTTCGCACAGCCGTATGGAATTTGCTTATGATGCCGTACAAATAGGACGTAGCCACTATGCCTCGGCAGCTTACCATGATTTTATTGGGTTTAATATTGCCCGGCCTGTGTTGGAAAGGGCTTTTTTAAAGACCTACGGACAGGACTTAAATGAGGTATTCAAAAACTTTGATACAGCTATAGGGCGACTTCGATGGGGCGTAAAAGATTTATTTCCTGAACTAACCAAAAGAGCCTGGAAAGCCAACAAAAAGGAGATCAAAAAGGAGGATGCACGTTCCAGCTTACATCGGTTTAAATACAGAATGAGCCGGCGTATGTATAAGCAGGATTTTGGTAAAATTGATAACAAGCCCGACTTCTTAGCAAGAACCGTAGGCTTCATTGTCAGCATTCTCCCCAAAATAGGCCCATTGAAAACTCTTAAATTTGTTTATCCCGGACGAGATGGTGAAAAGCGGTTTATGCAGACTTTTGATACCATCGTGGTAAAATATACAGCCATGCTCAGGCAGGTGGATAATAATCAATATGCAGTATCTGATATTAATTTAGATACGGGTCATGCTACTACATCTGGAGATTATGGGCTGGCCGATGAAACTTATAGCAAATTGGTGCTTAACTTACAAAAAGAAGGCTTGCAATGTATGTCTGCTGAATTACAGCAAAATGTACTACAGTATTTTAGTAAAGTTAATCTGGATAAATTATTGAAAGACAAGCCCGAAAAAGCTGAGAAGTTAAAAGCAGGGCTAAAGCTGATCAAAAATGCCCATCCTGTTCCCATTAACCAGGTTTCCGTTACGAACGATTAG
- a CDS encoding CsbD family protein, which yields MDKLELKGGWNELKGKIKQAYGDLTDDDLAHEEGKDDETLGRLQQKTGKTRDELVKWINSL from the coding sequence ATGGACAAGTTAGAATTAAAAGGTGGCTGGAACGAGCTGAAAGGTAAAATCAAGCAAGCCTACGGCGATTTAACCGACGATGACTTAGCTCACGAAGAAGGTAAAGATGATGAAACCTTGGGCCGGTTACAACAAAAAACCGGTAAAACCCGAGATGAACTAGTAAAGTGGATTAATAGTTTATAA
- a CDS encoding ferritin-like domain-containing protein has protein sequence MATSEKSVEVLNDLLEINNDRIKGFERSISELGNGDSDLKSLFEEYSSQSRKNVQELTAAVTQSGGSAETGNSISGTIHRAWIDVKGTFTGHDRKSILQECERGEDAMKSAYKSALAPDSELSADLVQTVSKQAEEQKLAHDRVKALRDSE, from the coding sequence ATGGCAACATCAGAAAAATCAGTAGAAGTATTAAATGATCTACTTGAAATTAACAACGACCGTATTAAAGGTTTTGAACGTTCAATAAGTGAATTAGGCAATGGCGACAGCGATTTGAAATCGTTGTTTGAAGAATACAGCTCACAAAGCCGTAAAAACGTACAAGAATTAACAGCTGCAGTAACCCAAAGCGGTGGCAGTGCAGAAACTGGTAACAGCATCAGCGGTACTATTCACCGTGCATGGATTGACGTAAAAGGAACCTTTACTGGTCATGACCGTAAATCAATTCTGCAAGAATGCGAACGTGGCGAAGACGCTATGAAATCAGCTTACAAAAGTGCATTAGCACCAGACAGCGAATTATCAGCTGATTTAGTGCAAACTGTATCTAAACAAGCTGAAGAACAAAAATTAGCTCACGACCGTGTGAAAGCACTTCGTGACAGCGAATAA
- the fbp gene encoding class 1 fructose-bisphosphatase — MKSIKTLGQFIIEKQADHPYAKGELSRLLRDIGIAAKIVNREVNKAGLANILGDAGSVNIQGEGQKMLDIYANEQFISALTSGGECCIVVSEENEDCVYIDNEVSQDAKYIVAIDPLDGSSNIDVNVSVGTIFSIYRRKSTEGRATLEDVLQRGTDQIAAGYIIYGSSTMLVYTTGKGVNGFTLDPSIGEFCLSHPHMQMPKEGNIYSINEGYYAHFPDGVKKYIKYCQVEDAKTHRPYTSRYTGSMVADLHRSLVKGGIYMYPMTAHAPLGKLRLVYECNPMAFLVEQAGGKASNGYERILELEVKEPHQRSAIFIGSENMVNKAEEMIACFSPQGTKRSFEGVVSIQ; from the coding sequence ATGAAATCAATCAAGACGTTAGGGCAGTTCATCATTGAAAAGCAGGCCGATCATCCGTATGCCAAAGGTGAGCTCTCGCGTTTGCTGCGTGACATCGGCATTGCCGCCAAGATCGTCAACCGCGAAGTGAATAAAGCAGGTCTGGCTAACATCCTGGGTGATGCCGGCTCCGTGAACATCCAGGGCGAAGGACAGAAGATGCTCGACATCTATGCCAATGAACAGTTCATCTCGGCCCTGACCTCCGGTGGCGAGTGCTGCATCGTAGTGAGCGAAGAGAACGAAGACTGCGTGTACATTGACAACGAAGTCTCACAAGATGCCAAGTACATCGTAGCCATTGATCCACTGGATGGCTCTTCTAACATCGACGTTAACGTTTCAGTAGGTACCATCTTTTCCATTTACCGCAGAAAGTCTACCGAAGGCAGAGCAACGTTAGAGGACGTGTTGCAGCGCGGCACCGATCAGATCGCAGCAGGTTACATCATCTATGGCTCCTCGACCATGCTGGTCTATACCACCGGCAAAGGCGTAAACGGCTTTACCCTGGACCCTTCTATTGGCGAGTTCTGCCTGTCGCACCCTCACATGCAAATGCCTAAAGAAGGCAACATTTACTCCATCAACGAGGGTTACTACGCGCATTTTCCGGATGGCGTCAAAAAGTACATCAAGTACTGCCAGGTAGAGGATGCCAAAACACACCGCCCCTACACCTCACGCTACACTGGCTCGATGGTAGCCGATCTGCACCGCAGCTTGGTGAAAGGCGGCATTTACATGTACCCCATGACGGCACATGCACCTTTGGGTAAGCTGCGCTTGGTATATGAGTGTAACCCGATGGCCTTTTTAGTAGAGCAGGCCGGTGGCAAGGCCTCGAACGGTTATGAGCGCATCTTGGAGCTGGAAGTCAAAGAGCCGCATCAGCGTTCAGCGATCTTTATTGGTTCAGAAAACATGGTAAACAAAGCTGAAGAGATGATTGCCTGCTTCTCCCCACAAGGTACCAAGCGCTCCTTTGAAGGTGTCGTCTCTATTCAATAG
- a CDS encoding glycoside hydrolase family 28 protein, which produces MKLSLKHLALTGALVLAHFFKAAAQDGTVPDMNYYLTHAPFKMPALTEPHFNGKTYNIQDYGAVSNGEYLNTEAIRKAITACSAAGGGTVHIPPGLWLTGPIVLQSNVNLHADRGALIIFSPDHAIYPILADNKVQRLISGNNLENVGLTGEGIYDGSGDTWRPLKKSKAAPALWNDLTKSGGVVSTDGSMYWPTKEGLEGEAYVKGLKGKPNLKPDDYLPARDFLRPNLVVISNSKNVLIDGPTFKNSPMFALNPNNCNNLIIRNVTINNEYYAQNGDGIDLSACKNAVIYHCTVNAGDDGICMKSSTNKNANADEAGLQNVVIADCIVYHAHGGFVIGSNTDGGMNNVYVTNCNYVNTDIGIRVKSNRGRGGLVHNIYIDNVFMHDILNEAILFSTYYEDNGTNQNKVVPVTNLTPKFQDFYISHVYCNNAKTAISITGLPEMPVNHINLSDVVISAQQPIVATEASEIVLKNVKIISPEKTLMKLDNSQNITADNIQYSNETTTLVAATGTKTSNIKISNSNAKKLSKPVQLGTGVDKSTVHIL; this is translated from the coding sequence ATGAAACTTTCTTTAAAACATCTGGCACTGACAGGTGCTTTGGTGCTTGCGCATTTTTTTAAGGCTGCTGCACAGGATGGTACAGTGCCCGATATGAATTACTATTTAACGCATGCGCCGTTTAAAATGCCAGCATTAACAGAACCGCATTTTAACGGCAAAACATATAATATTCAGGATTATGGAGCGGTAAGCAACGGCGAATATTTAAATACCGAAGCTATAAGAAAAGCTATTACAGCTTGTTCTGCCGCAGGCGGTGGTACCGTTCACATCCCGCCTGGGCTATGGCTTACCGGACCTATAGTGCTGCAAAGTAATGTAAACTTGCATGCCGACCGAGGTGCGCTGATTATATTCAGTCCAGATCATGCTATATATCCCATTTTAGCAGATAATAAAGTACAAAGGTTAATATCGGGCAATAATCTGGAAAATGTAGGCTTAACTGGCGAAGGTATTTACGACGGCTCGGGCGATACCTGGCGACCTCTGAAAAAAAGCAAAGCAGCTCCTGCTTTGTGGAATGATCTTACTAAATCGGGCGGTGTAGTAAGTACTGATGGCAGTATGTACTGGCCTACCAAAGAAGGCTTGGAAGGCGAAGCTTATGTAAAAGGTTTAAAAGGCAAACCCAACTTAAAACCTGATGACTACTTGCCTGCGCGTGATTTTTTGCGCCCCAATTTGGTGGTTATCAGCAATAGTAAAAACGTGCTGATTGATGGGCCAACCTTTAAGAACTCGCCCATGTTTGCCCTAAACCCTAACAACTGCAACAACCTAATTATCAGAAATGTAACTATCAATAACGAGTATTATGCTCAAAATGGTGATGGCATTGATTTATCGGCCTGTAAAAATGCTGTAATTTATCATTGCACTGTTAATGCCGGTGATGATGGTATTTGCATGAAATCGAGCACTAATAAAAATGCTAACGCTGATGAAGCCGGGTTGCAGAATGTTGTTATAGCCGATTGTATTGTATACCATGCGCATGGGGGCTTTGTGATAGGCAGCAACACGGATGGTGGCATGAACAACGTGTATGTAACCAATTGCAATTATGTAAATACTGATATTGGCATTCGGGTAAAAAGTAATCGTGGAAGAGGTGGACTGGTGCATAACATTTACATTGATAATGTATTTATGCATGATATTCTGAACGAAGCAATCTTGTTCAGCACCTATTATGAAGATAATGGCACAAACCAAAACAAAGTAGTACCCGTAACCAACTTAACCCCGAAATTCCAAGATTTTTACATTAGCCATGTATATTGCAACAATGCAAAAACAGCAATATCTATTACCGGCTTACCAGAAATGCCGGTTAACCATATCAACTTGTCAGATGTGGTTATTTCGGCTCAGCAACCCATTGTAGCTACTGAAGCTTCAGAAATTGTGCTGAAAAATGTTAAAATCATTTCGCCGGAAAAAACGTTAATGAAGTTAGATAATAGCCAAAATATTACTGCTGATAATATCCAGTACAGCAACGAAACAACAACATTGGTTGCCGCTACAGGTACTAAAACCAGCAATATTAAAATTAGTAACAGCAATGCAAAAAAGTTATCCAAGCCTGTACAATTAGGTACTGGAGTGGATAAAAGCACGGTTCACATCTTATAG
- a CDS encoding SusC/RagA family TonB-linked outer membrane protein has translation MNKFLLNLCLLLLCCTAAWAQTRQITGKVTEKDSKEPVVGATVSIRGTTSGTQTAVDGTYKLNVPDRAGVVVVIRYVGFKQQEFTLTAGQTTINAALENDSRQLDEVVAIGYQTVKRRDVNGAVSSVNATQLKDIPVTSLGEALAGRLAGVQITQSEGSPDAAVRVLVRGGGSITQNNDPLYVIDGVQVENGLSTLSPQDIQSIDVLKDAASTAIYGARGANGVVIITTKGGREQPTTVTYNGRVGFKSLARELQVLNPYDFVLYQYERSRGNATDSTSFANDYGNDFGALSRFQSVPFVDWQKKTLGRTGFQQQHNISITGGSKSTQFNLSFTDDNQNETVINSMYDRKLINFRMDHTASSKFRFGFNARYNAQAVSGAGTSSTQGSTYNNLRNTIKYRPFDVPGIPDDQVDPTLYAESNAAGNNLGVLNPIVNSNAQYRKNYTYVTDLNGYLNYTFNKYLSFRSTLGVDFNRQKLNSFDDAITFNARINGSGQPLAGINQINTNTLDLSNVLTFNNSAANPKHHDVNLIIGNEFYNLHSDGLNNQFKLFPAGISAESALNQLNQGTIIPGYPTVSNSTSHLLSFFARGNYTLDKKYTATFTMRADGSSKFAPGHQWGYFPSGSLTWRVSEENFMKNITAISDLKLRLSYGTSGNNRIADYLTQTLYNTGTNTLYTLNESTTSIGIAPTNLVNQKLKWETTASTNIGLDFGMINNKIQVSLDAYQGTTRNLLISVPVPTSSGYTTQLQNVGKTQNRGVEAQFNAYIIQSKSFSWSANFNVAYNVNKVLALAPGQDSYFAYSGWGVSGQPADFIVQVGKPVGSVYGYVSDGFYKTSDFNYNAATNQYTLKSGVVDPSKTIGTAQPGLVRYKDLNGDGVITSADQTILGNTNPKITGGLNQMFTYKGFDASIFINFQAAAKVLNASKIEFSNGYTANTNLLGTAKDRWRTVDANGNVTQKLVTVNGSTVAVGAAPAVLDALNANAKTSIPVTGAAAFYVTSDDVENAAFARVNNVTLGYTFSPALLRRVSVKKLRVFVTANNLAIVTSYTGFDPDVNTRRATPVTPGVDYSSYPRSHTYLMGVNLTL, from the coding sequence ATGAATAAATTTTTACTTAATTTATGCTTACTGTTGCTGTGTTGCACTGCAGCGTGGGCACAAACCCGGCAGATTACCGGTAAGGTAACTGAAAAAGACTCCAAAGAGCCTGTTGTTGGAGCCACCGTATCCATACGAGGTACAACCTCCGGAACACAAACAGCCGTTGATGGAACTTACAAATTGAATGTGCCCGATAGAGCCGGTGTTGTTGTTGTTATCCGTTACGTTGGCTTTAAGCAACAGGAATTTACCTTAACTGCTGGCCAAACAACCATTAACGCTGCGCTTGAAAATGATTCGAGGCAGTTGGATGAAGTAGTGGCTATTGGTTATCAAACAGTAAAGCGCCGTGACGTAAACGGTGCAGTATCCTCAGTAAATGCCACTCAGTTAAAAGACATTCCGGTTACCTCGTTAGGTGAAGCATTGGCTGGTCGTTTAGCTGGTGTGCAAATTACCCAGTCAGAAGGTTCGCCGGATGCGGCAGTGCGGGTATTGGTACGTGGTGGTGGTTCTATCACCCAAAATAACGATCCATTGTACGTAATTGATGGGGTGCAGGTAGAAAACGGCTTGTCCACTTTATCACCGCAAGATATACAATCGATTGATGTGCTGAAAGATGCGGCTTCAACGGCTATTTATGGTGCTCGTGGAGCTAATGGTGTAGTAATAATAACTACTAAAGGTGGTCGTGAACAACCTACTACAGTTACTTACAACGGCCGCGTAGGTTTTAAAAGTCTAGCACGCGAGTTACAGGTTCTAAATCCATATGATTTTGTGCTTTATCAATATGAACGCAGCCGGGGTAACGCTACCGACAGTACCAGTTTTGCTAATGATTACGGTAATGATTTTGGAGCGCTTTCCCGGTTTCAGAGCGTGCCTTTTGTGGATTGGCAGAAAAAAACTTTGGGTAGAACCGGCTTCCAGCAGCAACATAATATTAGTATAACTGGTGGAAGCAAAAGTACGCAGTTTAACCTGAGCTTTACCGATGACAACCAAAACGAAACGGTAATCAATTCGATGTATGATCGTAAACTGATTAACTTCCGTATGGATCATACGGCGAGCAGCAAGTTCAGATTTGGTTTTAATGCTCGCTATAATGCACAAGCGGTTAGTGGCGCAGGTACTTCCAGTACACAAGGTTCTACTTATAACAATCTACGGAACACCATCAAATACCGTCCGTTTGATGTACCAGGCATTCCTGACGATCAGGTAGATCCAACACTCTATGCAGAAAGTAATGCAGCCGGTAATAACCTTGGCGTATTAAATCCTATAGTTAACTCCAATGCTCAATACCGAAAAAACTATACTTATGTAACTGATTTGAACGGGTACCTAAACTATACTTTCAACAAGTATCTGTCTTTCCGTTCTACATTAGGGGTTGATTTTAACCGTCAAAAGTTAAACTCATTTGATGACGCCATTACCTTCAATGCGCGCATTAATGGCAGCGGACAACCATTGGCAGGTATCAACCAGATTAATACCAATACGCTTGATTTATCAAACGTGTTAACCTTTAATAATTCAGCAGCTAATCCTAAACATCATGATGTTAATTTAATTATAGGTAACGAATTTTATAATCTGCATTCTGATGGGCTAAACAACCAATTTAAATTATTTCCGGCAGGCATCAGTGCTGAGTCTGCATTAAATCAGCTTAATCAGGGTACTATTATACCAGGTTATCCAACCGTCAGCAATTCAACCTCTCATTTGTTGTCTTTCTTTGCTCGCGGTAATTATACGTTGGATAAAAAATATACAGCAACCTTTACTATGCGTGCTGATGGTTCTTCAAAGTTTGCTCCCGGCCATCAATGGGGTTATTTCCCATCAGGCTCCCTGACCTGGCGTGTTTCTGAAGAGAATTTTATGAAGAATATCACAGCTATTTCTGATTTGAAATTGCGATTAAGCTATGGTACATCAGGTAACAACCGTATTGCCGATTACCTGACGCAAACTTTATACAACACCGGCACTAACACGTTATATACTTTAAATGAAAGTACTACCAGTATAGGTATTGCACCAACCAACCTGGTAAACCAAAAATTGAAATGGGAAACTACTGCTTCTACCAATATTGGGTTAGATTTTGGTATGATTAATAACAAGATTCAGGTATCGTTAGATGCTTATCAGGGGACTACCCGCAACCTTTTGATTAGTGTACCTGTACCAACCAGTTCGGGTTATACTACCCAACTGCAAAACGTAGGTAAAACACAAAATCGGGGAGTTGAAGCACAGTTTAATGCTTACATTATTCAAAGTAAATCATTTAGCTGGTCGGCCAACTTTAACGTAGCTTACAATGTGAACAAAGTATTGGCACTGGCTCCAGGACAAGATTCATACTTTGCTTACTCAGGTTGGGGTGTTTCTGGCCAGCCAGCCGATTTCATTGTACAAGTTGGTAAACCGGTAGGTAGCGTTTATGGCTATGTAAGCGATGGCTTCTATAAAACCTCTGATTTTAATTATAATGCAGCCACTAACCAGTACACTCTTAAATCAGGCGTGGTTGATCCATCTAAAACCATTGGTACAGCACAACCGGGTTTAGTAAGATATAAAGACCTGAACGGCGATGGGGTAATTACTTCAGCCGACCAAACTATACTGGGAAACACTAACCCTAAAATTACTGGTGGTTTAAACCAAATGTTTACTTACAAAGGTTTTGATGCTAGTATTTTTATCAATTTCCAAGCTGCCGCCAAGGTGTTAAATGCTTCGAAAATTGAATTTAGTAATGGCTATACCGCAAACACCAACTTATTAGGTACAGCTAAAGACCGCTGGCGCACCGTTGATGCCAACGGCAACGTTACCCAAAAGTTAGTTACGGTAAATGGTAGTACGGTAGCGGTAGGTGCAGCACCAGCCGTATTGGATGCCTTAAATGCTAATGCTAAAACATCAATACCTGTAACTGGTGCGGCAGCTTTCTATGTAACGTCTGATGATGTGGAAAATGCAGCTTTTGCCCGCGTTAACAACGTAACACTAGGGTATACCTTTAGTCCGGCGCTGTTAAGGAGAGTAAGCGTTAAAAAACTGCGGGTTTTTGTTACGGCCAACAATCTGGCTATTGTAACCAGCTATACTGGTTTTGACCCTGATGTAAATACCCGCCGTGCAACCCCGGTAACACCAGGTGTTGATTATTCTTCCTATCCACGCAGCCACACTTACCTGATGGGTGTAAATCTGACTCTGTAA
- a CDS encoding alpha/beta fold hydrolase: MENPFSTDKVVQWGNNGPVLVFLHYYGGSAQTWQWVAQKLADQYRCVAINLPGFGGAAPLEKPSIANMAADIEQQLQYLGITDYTLIGHSMGGKIAMQMAANPGNTIKKLVLLAPSPPTFEKIPEKEIQRMLDHPSGEAAAYNIKKNTIQPLGTEQYALAIDTNYMADGSTWRWWPLEGINHSIADLTKSLTMPVTVIASKDDAAITYEMVTDEVMPNLPSNTRLITTHGIGHLYPLEAPGWLAELLKIVLAK; the protein is encoded by the coding sequence ATGGAAAATCCTTTTTCAACTGATAAAGTTGTGCAATGGGGCAATAACGGCCCGGTATTGGTGTTTCTGCATTATTATGGCGGCAGCGCGCAAACCTGGCAATGGGTAGCTCAAAAGTTAGCAGACCAATATCGTTGTGTGGCTATCAACCTACCTGGCTTTGGTGGTGCTGCTCCTTTAGAAAAGCCCTCCATAGCTAATATGGCAGCTGATATTGAGCAGCAGCTTCAATATTTAGGCATAACAGATTACACGCTTATAGGCCACTCGATGGGTGGTAAGATAGCCATGCAGATGGCGGCAAACCCAGGCAATACTATCAAAAAATTAGTTTTGCTCGCCCCATCCCCTCCTACTTTTGAAAAAATACCAGAGAAGGAAATTCAACGCATGCTTGATCATCCAAGTGGTGAGGCAGCTGCATACAACATCAAGAAAAATACGATACAGCCCCTTGGTACCGAGCAATATGCCTTAGCCATTGACACCAACTACATGGCCGACGGTAGTACCTGGCGTTGGTGGCCTTTGGAAGGTATAAACCATTCTATTGCCGATCTTACTAAAAGTTTGACCATGCCGGTAACGGTTATTGCCTCTAAAGATGATGCCGCTATTACTTATGAAATGGTTACAGACGAGGTTATGCCTAACTTACCATCCAATACTCGTTTAATTACTACCCATGGCATAGGGCATTTGTACCCATTGGAGGCACCAGGCTGGCTGGCTGAATTGTTAAAAATTGTACTAGCTAAGTAA